CGCATCAGTCATTATCAAATTCATATATGAATCGACATTGTCCATTTTACCTTTGTATTCAACTTCGTTCTTTAATCTAACGGTAACTTTCTTTTTTGTACTTTTTTGAAGTATTGTTAATGGTCTTTTTGCACTATTTGATTGGGACACTAAATGTTCACTTAATTTCAAAAATCTCTGTCCAGCATAAAAGCCTTGCCACGATTGTAATTCTTTAAATTTTTTCTTATTTTT
This window of the Candidatus Nitrosomarinus catalina genome carries:
- a CDS encoding U6 snRNA-associated Sm-like protein LSm6, with the translated sequence MSQSNSAKRPLTILQKSTKKKVTVRLKNEVEYKGKMDNVDSYMNLIMTDAEEIHDSKTIANYGRVIVRGNNVLFIKLENEL